One genomic window of Anthonomus grandis grandis chromosome 3, icAntGran1.3, whole genome shotgun sequence includes the following:
- the LOC126734514 gene encoding peroxidase-like has product MATSHLTLVLFCALLCNYYSVFAQSESDTCGVIPTSCPCSSYRSYDGSCNNLQNPSWGSANTTYGRLIAANYSDGHSSPRAAQSGNPLPSARLLSTAFYPNLSLLDISYTVSAMQFGQVIAHDMSSLVNIPGGLCCTEDFKMLANPPDSCFPIPVPANDPVYSQYGYTCLPLSRSATDEDFNCLGNRSRVEQITSVSAFLDLNIVYGNSVSENANLRSFVNGRLIMNNVNNQDMLPTHPNPTCSTVGGSNLPCYMSGDPRVNQNPDLTILQTLLAREHNRIADTLAALHPEWEDECIFQEARKINIAQYQYIAYYEWLPIFIGSLNSLTNKITYSTLGFVEDYNPLVNPVIYNEHATGASRYFHTLIQARIQLMNENRLIESSTRLSDNINSPRILESSSNNFDSLTRGMCTQAMEGADVYHTSEITSNWIRTPETGVIGRDLKAIDIQRSRDHGIASYNDYRVLCGLSRAHSFLAFLDSISLPNILRLQQLYETPDDVELAVAASLENPVLGTLAGKSNLCILIRQFYISRVSDRFWFERSGDTGFNLGQLQQIRKASISKIICDNSKSIERMQINGFKTVSFFNPLLSCDYLPSIDLSLWKDATCKKCQDTTSTITTKTTTSVTTPTTTASIASSTTSATTPSTTPSTTSSTSSITTPTTNPSTTSSTTSATTPSTASSSSSSMEETDGPCDAYETVYY; this is encoded by the exons ATGGCAACTAGTCACCTGACTTTAGTCCTTTTCTGTGCATTGTTATGTAACTATTACAGTGTTTTTGCTCAAAG CGAATCTGATACTTGTGGAGTAATTCCAACTTCTTGTCCATGCTCATCGTACCGTTCATATGATGGATCATGTAATAATTTGCAAAATCCTAGTTGGGGTTCTGCTAACACGACTTATGGCCGATTAATTGCTGCTAACTATAGTGATG gacaTAGTTCACCAAGGGCGGCACAAAGTGGAAATCCTTTACCCAGTGCGAGGCTATTATCCACTGCATTTTACCCTAATCTGTCCCTATTAGACATCTCATATACTGTCAGCGCAATGCAATTCGGTCAGGTTATCGCCCATGACATGAGTTCTCTAGTTAATATCCCGG gaggCCTGTGCTGTACTGAAGATTTTAAAATGCTCGCTAATCCACCAGACTCTTGTTTTCCAATTCCAGTACCAGCGAATGATCCCGTCTATTCACAGTATGGATACACTTGTCTGCCTCTAAGTAGATCCGCTACAGACGAAGATTTTAATTGCCTTGGAAATAGGTCAAGAGTTGAACAG attaCCTCTGTATCAGCATTCCTTGATTTAAACATTGTTTATGGTAATAGTGTTAGTGAAAATGCAAATCTACGATCATTTGTCAATGGCAGGCTAATAATGAATAATGTAAACAACCAAGATATGCTTCCAACACATCCTAATCCCACATGTTCCACCGTTGGTGGATCAAATTTACCATGCTATATGTCAG gTGATCCTAGAGTAAATCAGAATCCCGACCTCACTATTCTTCAAACTCTCTTGGCAAGAGAGCACAATAGAATTGCAGATACTTTGGCTGCATTACATCCTGAATGGGAAGATGAATGCATTTTTCAGGAAgccagaaaaattaatattgctcAATATCAATACATTGCTTATTACGAATGGTTACCGATATTTATTGGCTCATTAAATAGTTTAACAAACAAGATTACCTATTCGACTCTTGGATTTGTTGAAGACTATAATCCGTTGGTAAATCCTGTAATATATAATGAGCACGCTACGGGTGCCAGTAGATATTTTCATACTTTAATTCAAGCAAGGATTCA GTTAATGAATGAGAATAGATTAATAGAAAGTTCTACCAGGCTTAGTGACAATATCAACTCTCCTCGTATATTAGAGTcatcatcaaataattttgatagtCTTACCAGAGGAATGTGTACTCAAGCAATGGAAGGCGCCGATGTTTACCATACATCAGAG atcACCAGTAATTGGATCAGAACTCCAGAAACTGGGGTAATTGGTAGAGATTTAAAGGCCATTGATATTCAGCGAAGCAGAGATCACGGAATTGCCTCCTACAATGATTATAGAGTATTATGCGGATTGTCTAGAGCGCACAGTTTTCTTGCCTTCCTAGATTCTATTTCCTTACct aatattttgaGACTACAACAACTTTACGAAACTCCAGACGATGTTGAGTTAGCTGTGGCAGCATCGTTAGAAAATCCAGTGTTAGGAACTTTAGCTGGAAAGagtaatttatgtattttgatTAGGCAATTTTATATAAGCAGAGTTTCTGACCGATTTTGGTTTGAGCGTTCTGGAGATACTG GATTTAATCTGGGTCAACTTCAACAAATTAGAAAAGCCTCGATCTCTAAGATAATATGTGATAATTCTAAAAGCATCGAGCGTATGCAGATAAACGGATTTAAAACAGTGTCGTTTTT TAATCCACTTCTTTCTTGCGACTATTTGCCATCAATTGATCTGTCTCTCTGGAAAGATGCCACATGTAAAAAGTGTCAAGACACAACGTCTACCATTACTACAAAAACGACGACATCAGTAACTACACCAACCACTACTGCCTCAATTGCTTCTTCCACAACATCAGCGACTACACCAAGTACCACTCCTTCTACTACCTCCTCGACATCCTCAATAACTACACCAACTACTAATCCCTCGACTACTTCTTCCACAACATCAGCGACTACACCAAGTACTGCATCTTCTTCTAGTTCTAGTATGGAAGAAACTGATGGGCCATGCGACGCATATGAAACAGTATATTATTGA
- the LOC126734193 gene encoding peroxidase-like, with product MNAIATKGLWYILLTYAGLLQNVVSLCPYTQISLQKQNELHSLSKKSNSSLCGTNPSSCKTSAYRSYDGSCNNLANPSWGTANNVYDRWYPADYGDGERTPRLAKNGNDLPSARKVSTTVYPSETFNNPLYTLVAMQYGQLIAHDMGSVVSRNTRISCCSTDNRLLNPPPDECYAIEIPLDDPVYSQHNYTCLTFTRPLTNELSGCRGEGAQVEQITSVTPFIDLDIIYGTTIKDNKALRALVGGKLLTNISKGQEMLPTNSKPNYVCYSFNGSYLPCYFTSDISRVNQNPELTILHIIFVREHNRIAKELLFYNPHWDDEHIFQEARKINIAQHQHISYYEYLPIHLGPLHVYSSKLLYNTTGFVDDYNETINPAVYNEHATAANRHFHTLIQGQLKLMNELRVTKSSDRLSNNFLSPHLLERDLESFDDLTRGMCTQAMDRSDAYHTSEITSHWLRNPKTHPIGQDLKSIDIQRGRVHGLASYNEYRKLCGLPKASTFLGFLDHISLLNVLKLKYLYNSPDDVDLMVGATLEDLVPGALAGPTNLCILTKQYYKTRVADRFWYEHSESGFSLPQLKQIRKASISKLICDNTNIKLMQPSGFKQIFPVNPLTDCDLLPSIDLSLWKDHSTCPDDESTTIETGSGSNEGITDIF from the exons ATGAATGCTATTGCAACAAAAGGCTTGTGGTATATACTGCTCACCTATGCAGGCTTATTGCAAAACGTAGTTTCTTTATG ccCTTATACACAGATTAGTCTTCAAAAACAAAACGAACTGCAtagtttaagtaaaaaaagtaactCCAGCTTATGCGGAACAAATCCTTCTTCCTGTAAAACATCTGCTTACCGATCTTACGATGGATCTTGCAATAATTTAGCTAATCCCAGCTGGGGTACAGCTAATAATGTTTATGATAGATGGTACCCAGCAGATTATGGCGATG gcGAGCGTACCCCCAGATTAGCCAAAAATGGCAATGATCTTCCTAGTGCTAGAAAGGTTTCTACCACCGTTTATCCTTCAGAAACCTTTAATAATCCTCTGTATACTCTCGTTGCTATGCAATATGGGCAATTAATTGCCCATGATATGGGATCAGTGGTTTCAA GAAATACTAGGATTTCTTGTTGTTCAACTGATAATAGATTACTTAATCCACCTCCTGATGAATGTTACGCAATCGAAATTCCTTTAGATGATCCTGTATATAGTCAACATAATTACACTTGTCTCACTTTTACCAGACCATTGACCAATGAATTAAGTGGTTGTCGCGGTGAAGGAGCCCAAGTTGAGCAG ATTACATCTGTGACACCCTTTATAGATCTTGACATAATTTATGGTACTACTATCAAAGATAATAAAGCACTGAGAGCTTTAGTAGGAGGAAAACTGCTCACCAACATTAGCAAGGGTCAAGAGATGCTTCCAACCAACTCCAAGCCAAATTATGTTTGCTATTCTTTTAATGGCTCTTACTTACCGTGCTACTTTACGA gtgATATAAGCAGAGTAAATCAAAATCCTGAACTTACTATTctccatattatttttgttagagAACATAACAGAATTGCAAAAGAATTGTTATTCTATAATCCTCATTGGGATGATGAACATATATTTCAGGAAGCAAGAAAAATCAACATTGCACAACATCAACACATATCGTATTACGAATATTTGCCTATTCATCTTGGACCTTTACACGTATATTCTAGTAAGCTTCTATATAATACTACTGGTTTTGTAGATGACTATAATGAAACAATTAATCCCGCTGTTTATAATGAACATGCTACTGCGGCTAATAGACATTTCCATACCTTGATTCAAGGCCAGCTGAA ACTTATGAATGAGCTAAGAGTAACCAAAAGCAGCGACAGATTAAGCAACAACTTTTTATCACCCCATCTTTTGGAACGAGATTTAGAAAGCTTTGATGATCTTACCAGGGGAATGTGCACCCAAGCTATGGACCGTTCTGATGCATACCATACATCAGAG ATCACCAGTCATTGGTTGAGAAATCCAAAAACTCATCCAATCGGCCAAGATTTAAAATCAATTGACATTCAAAGAGGCAGGGTTCACGGTCTTGCTTCTTATAACGAGTATAGAAAATTATGCGGACTTCCTAAAGCCTCtacttttttaggttttcttgACCATATCTCGTTATTA aatgtactaaaactaaaatatctttataataGTCCTGATGATGTTGATCTAATGGTTGGTGCTACTTTAGAAGATCTTGTACCAGGAGCACTTGCTGGACCTACCAATCTTTGCATCTTGACCAAACAGTATTATAAAACTAGGGTTGCAGATCGTTTTTGGTATGAACATTCTGAATCTG gattttctttACCTCAACTAAAGCAAATACGAAAAGCAAGTATTTCTAAGCTTATTTGCGATAACACCAATATTAAGCTTATGCAACCATCGGGATTCAAGCAAATTTTTCCagt taacCCACTGACCGATTGTGATTTGCTGCCATCCATAGATCTCTCATTATGGAAGGATCACTCGACGTGTCCAGATGATGAAAGCACTACTATTGAAACAGGATCGGGATCTAATGAAGGAATAACAGATAtcttttaa